The genomic window GTCCGGCCGGGCGCCCGCCGTCACGGCCGACATCGCGGTCGACGACCCCATCGCGGACGTCGTCACGAAGCTCGCCTACGACGAGCAGCAGACCCTCGCGGACACGGCGGCCGGTCTCGACACCGTACAGCTCGGTGCGGCCGTCGCCGCCGCCGCGACCGCCCGCCGCATCGACATCTACGGCATCGGGGCCTCCTCGCTCGTCGGTCAGGACCTGGCCCAGAAGCTGCTGCGCATCGGTCTGATAGCCCACGCCCACATGGACCCGCACCTCGCGGTGACCAACGCGGTGCAGCTCCGCTCCGGCGATGTGGCCATCGCGATCACGCACTCCGGATCCACGGGCGACGTCATCGAGCCGCTGCGCGTGGCCTTCGACCGCGGTGCGACCACGATCGCGATCACCGGCCGTCCGGACGGCCCCGTCTCGCAGTACGCCGACCACGTGCTGACCACCTCCACCGCCCGTGAGAGCGAGCTGCGGCCCGCCGCCATGTCGAGCCGCACGAGCCAGCTGCTGGTCGTGGACTGCCTGTTCATAGGCGTCGCCCAGCGCACGTACGAGACGGCCGCGCCCGCACTGTCGGCCTCCTACGAGGCGCTCGCCCACCGACACACCCCGCGCACCCGCTGACCCGTCCGGCACCCGCACCCGCACCCGCACCCGCACCCGCGGAACCGTACGAGAACGAGAAAGCAGAGCCGCTGTCCATGACCTCCACCACCGACGCGAACGCCGCCGCCGACGGCTACGGCGAGCTGCGCGCCCAGCTCGCCACCCTCACCACCGAGGCCTACCGCCCGGAGCTCGCCGAGATCGACCAGCTCCCGACGCAGGAGATAGCCCGCATCATGAACGGCGAGGACACCACCGTCCCCGCCGCCGTCGCCGAGAAGCTCCCGCAGATCGCCGCCGCGATCGACGCCACCGCCGAGCGCATGGGGCGCGGCGGCCGGCTGATCTACGCGGGCGCCGGCACCGCGGGCCGCCTCGGTGTGCTCGACGCCAGCGAGTGCCCGCCCACCTTCAACACCGACCCGTCCGAGGTCATCGGCCTGATCGCGGGCGGCCCCTCCGCCATGGTCAAGGCCGTCGAGGGTGCCGAGGACAGCAAGGAACTTGCCGCCGCCGACCTCGACGCACTGGGCCTCACCGCCGACGACACGGTGGTCGGGATCTCCGCGTCCGGCCGCACGCCCTACGCCATCGGCGCCGTCGAGCACGCCCGCGGCAAGGGGGCTCTCACCCTCGGCCTCTCCTGCAACGCGGACTCGGCGCTCGCCGCGGCCGCCGAGCACGGCCTGGAGATCGTCGTCGGCCCCGAACTGCTCACCGGCTCCACCCGCCTCAAGGCGGGCACCGCGCAGAAGCTCGTCCTCAACATGCTCTCGACCATCACGATGATCCGGCTCGGCAAGACGTACGGGAATCTGATGGTCGACGTACGCGCGTCGAACGAGAAGCTGCGCGCCCGCTCCCGACGGATCGTCTCCCTGGCCACCGGCGCCTCCGACGAGGAGATCGAGGCGGCGCTCGCCGCCACCGACGGCGAGGTGAAGAACGCCATCCTCACCATCCTCGGCGACGTCGACGGCCCCACCGCCGGCACGCTCCTGGCCGAGTCCGACGGCCACCTCCGCGCCGCCCTCGCGGCCGTCCGCACCACCTGACGCACCACTTCCCCGCACAGCAAGGCACCACCATGACCACTGAAGACAAGAACCGCGCCACAGCCGCCGCGATCCTGCCGCTCGTCGGTGGCGCTGCGAACGTCAGCTCGATCGCCCACTGCATGACCCGGCTCCGGCTGGGTCTGCACGACCGTTCCCTCGTCGACGACGAGGCCCTGAAGGCCGTCCCCGCGGTCATGGGCGTGGTCGAGGACGACACCTACCAGATCGTCCTCGGCCCGGGCACGGTCGCCCGGGTCACGCCGGAGTTCGAGCAGCTGGTCGAGGAGGGCCGCGCCTCCGAGGCGCCCGCCGTCCACACGGCCGAGGAGCTGGCGGACAAGGGTGCGGCGCTCAAGGCACAGCAGAAGGCCAGGAACGCCACCCCGTTCAAGATGTTCCTGCGCAGGATCGCGAACATCTTCGTGCCGC from Streptomyces sp. NBC_01341 includes these protein-coding regions:
- the murQ gene encoding N-acetylmuramic acid 6-phosphate etherase gives rise to the protein MTSTTDANAAADGYGELRAQLATLTTEAYRPELAEIDQLPTQEIARIMNGEDTTVPAAVAEKLPQIAAAIDATAERMGRGGRLIYAGAGTAGRLGVLDASECPPTFNTDPSEVIGLIAGGPSAMVKAVEGAEDSKELAAADLDALGLTADDTVVGISASGRTPYAIGAVEHARGKGALTLGLSCNADSALAAAAEHGLEIVVGPELLTGSTRLKAGTAQKLVLNMLSTITMIRLGKTYGNLMVDVRASNEKLRARSRRIVSLATGASDEEIEAALAATDGEVKNAILTILGDVDGPTAGTLLAESDGHLRAALAAVRTT
- a CDS encoding MurR/RpiR family transcriptional regulator; its protein translation is MTHDVKESFTGESPPAPAALAAKVRTLAPSMTRSMQRVAEAVAGDPAGCAALTVTGLAELTGTSEATVVRTARLLGYPGYRDLRLALAGLAAHQQSGRAPAVTADIAVDDPIADVVTKLAYDEQQTLADTAAGLDTVQLGAAVAAAATARRIDIYGIGASSLVGQDLAQKLLRIGLIAHAHMDPHLAVTNAVQLRSGDVAIAITHSGSTGDVIEPLRVAFDRGATTIAITGRPDGPVSQYADHVLTTSTARESELRPAAMSSRTSQLLVVDCLFIGVAQRTYETAAPALSASYEALAHRHTPRTR